The DNA window GGAAAAGCCGCTTAGCGATGATGCGAATACCTCCAAAAGCCACGCCGGCTACCAGAGCCAGAGCGAGAATGATCGCTGTCAACAAGATCACACCTACCAGCAACCCACCGACGTTATCGCGCGGCGAGAGCCCGGTGCGCTGGTTCCAAGTGACTTCGGCGTCGTAGTTAACCGAGGCTAGCAGGGACTTGGCTTCACGTTGCGAAATGGCGCCGGTAACGATCGCAACCAAGGGACCGCTGCGCTTAGTGAGGAACAAAGGAGCGGTCGAACCCTCCTGCGCCGGCGGATGAGCCGCCTCAATGGCACGCAGGCGCTCGCCGGCGATCTGTGGAGTGGGATAGGAGATTAACGTCAGCGTGGCAGTGCCTTGACCGGAGTTGTACTGGCCCAGGGCCAGTTCCGCGCCGCGGTCGAATTCCACCTGGTTCGCGGGGATGGGTGCGCGAATGCTCTCTAGTCCGAAGGGACCAACGACGTACTTGGCGGTATTCGCGATATAACCCGGTTTCGGCAGGTACAGCGGGAGCGAGGGAAGATTGCGTGCGCCGGGCGCCGGTAAAGGAATGTCGGATGCGAGTTCGCGGAGTTCAGCCGCGGACATCGGCGTGACACGGTCAAACACGCACTGCACCAGGACACTGCCGCGGTAGAACAGCACGCGCTCATTCGCCGACGCGGCCTGGTCGCCGATTTTCTCCGTCTGCATTTCTGGGGTCTTGTAAAAGGTGAATGCGCCAAAAGCGCCGCTGGCATCGCGAAAACGGATCGCCTTGACTTCGATCTTGCGGTCTGCCTTGGCGTAAGTGGCGTCTTCAAAGCCGCTGAAGCCGTACTCCTTCAGCAGGTCCGGGTTGACTCGTTCGGCGTCGGCGGGATTGGCACTGAAATGGTCCGCGGTCCTCTGCCATCCGGCAAAGGCTTCGGGTAGGGCATCCGCCTGGTTCTTTGGATTTGCCGCCGTCGCGGCCAAGGCTGCGCCGCACACCAAAACCAGGATTGAAAAAATGCGTTTCATAGACACGAGAATGGGGCCGGACACTACTTAGACTACAGAGCGGGAAGGAAAGATTCCAGCCGGGTCCACGTCGTGAGTTGCTGGCGGTAAATTGGGATTGTGGGAACGGTCCGCCTAACGGTTATTCGTTGTTAGAGGATGCGGGCAGGGTCCGACTAGGACTAGCGGAGGAGACCGGCATGCCCTCAGGCTTGTGCCCTTTGGAGGCGACCTTCAGACCGCTGAGTCCGCTGACGTACTTGGCGGTTCCGCGGAACAGTGATTCCGCAATTTTCTGGCGATATTCGGGGGTCTTCAGGCGTTTGGCGTCGGCGGGATTGCTGACGAAGGAAATCTCAGCCAGAATCGACGGCATATTGGCGCCAATGAGCACGATGAACGGCGCTTTTTTCACCCCGCGATTGCGCATCCCGTGCGTTGCCAGGCTGTTGTACATGGACTGCTGCACATCGACGGCGAACTCGCGCGATTCCTCGATCTTGTCTTTCAGCGCGATCTTTTTTACCAGGTCCTGCAGTTCGTGGATCGATTTATCGGAGACGGCGTTCTCGCGCGCCGCCACTTCCAGCGCGTCGGCGGAGGTGGTGAAGTTCAGGTAGTAAGTTTCAATGCCGCGGGCCGCCGGATCTCTGCTGGAGTTGGCGTGGATGGAGATGAACAAGTCCGCCTCGTTCTGGTTGGCGATCGCGGTCCGCGTCTCCAGCGGGATGAAGGTGTCATCATCGCGGGTGTAAACCACCTCGGCGCCGATGCGGGATTCCAGCAGTTTGCCGAGGCGCAGCGCGACATCGAGCACCAGGTCTTTTTCCAGGAGGCCGTTGGGGCCGATGGTTCCGGTATCGTGGCCGCCGTGCCCAGCGTCAACCACGATTCGGCCGATCTTGAGTCCCAGGGCGCGGATCAGCGAGCGTTCGCCGTGGGCGGTCGGTTGAGCTTCATGGCCGGCGGGAGCCTCGGCGGCTTTCTTCGCGGCCACATTCTTCCCGCGTTTGCTGGAGACGGTTTCACTTGCTGCCGGCAGCTTGGCTTCAGTGTCGCTGATCTTGCGGCTCGGCGCCGGCTCGGGCAGGTTCAGCTTCGCGACCTTTTCCGATAACTCGTCGAAGTTTGTATCCGCTTTCGTCCTGGGAGCAGGAGCGGCGCTCCCCGTCTCGCGTTTCTTGTCGGAAGGATATTCCTTGCGCGAGATTTCGGCGGCTGTTTTCGCGGCAGCTTCCGAAGTGAGCTTCGCCGTCTTCTGCGGTTCCCGCGCTGCCGGCGCGGTCGTATCCGCTTTCGCCATCTTCTGCGGATGATTGCCGTGAATGTCGATGATCAGCCGATAGGGATTCGGCAGCAGGAAGGCCGTGTAGTTGGCAACGTCATCCAGTTCCAACACGACGCGGGTTTCGCCCAGTTGGTACTGGGCCACGCGTACCTTGTGCAGGAATCCGTCCTCGACGTCGAAAGACTTACCTCGCAGCGTGGAAGATAGATGCGTGTTATGCAGGTCGAAGAAGACGCGGTCCGGGTGGTCGATGCGGCCGAATTGGTAGTCCACCGCGTCATCCAGATCAATCGCGACGCGAGTGTAGTCGGGGGTGGACCAGTGCCGAATGCCGGTGACCAGGACCCGGCGCCTGGGGGAGAGTGACGACTCGGCGGAGTCCGTTTTGCCGGCTTCGGAATGCGGCTTGGATCGCGGTTTCTCGGCTTGTTTTGCTTTCTCGTCGATTTCCTTGATGGCGGAGCGGGCGTCGCCGGCCAGTTCGCTGTTCGGGTAGCGCTGCAGGAATTCTTCAAATGTCGAGCGCGCCTGCGCGGCG is part of the Terriglobales bacterium genome and encodes:
- a CDS encoding DUF6599 family protein — translated: MKRIFSILVLVCGAALAATAANPKNQADALPEAFAGWQRTADHFSANPADAERVNPDLLKEYGFSGFEDATYAKADRKIEVKAIRFRDASGAFGAFTFYKTPEMQTEKIGDQAASANERVLFYRGSVLVQCVFDRVTPMSAAELRELASDIPLPAPGARNLPSLPLYLPKPGYIANTAKYVVGPFGLESIRAPIPANQVEFDRGAELALGQYNSGQGTATLTLISYPTPQIAGERLRAIEAAHPPAQEGSTAPLFLTKRSGPLVAIVTGAISQREAKSLLASVNYDAEVTWNQRTGLSPRDNVGGLLVGVILLTAIILALALVAGVAFGGIRIIAKRLFPDRVFDRSQDVEIIELKLLR
- a CDS encoding N-acetylmuramoyl-L-alanine amidase codes for the protein MTRGSTARVTGILALIAICAVMAVPASANRTVAQKKQAARTQFENAERMREALNGRAASERTRRDYNRVIDAYRAVYYTAPGSTKADSSVLAVAELLAEAGRLFGDEKSLRAAIGQYEFLRREYPGSRFRVQALFTMAQICNDDLNDAAQARSTFEEFLQRYPNSELAGDARSAIKEIDEKAKQAEKPRSKPHSEAGKTDSAESSLSPRRRVLVTGIRHWSTPDYTRVAIDLDDAVDYQFGRIDHPDRVFFDLHNTHLSSTLRGKSFDVEDGFLHKVRVAQYQLGETRVVLELDDVANYTAFLLPNPYRLIIDIHGNHPQKMAKADTTAPAAREPQKTAKLTSEAAAKTAAEISRKEYPSDKKRETGSAAPAPRTKADTNFDELSEKVAKLNLPEPAPSRKISDTEAKLPAASETVSSKRGKNVAAKKAAEAPAGHEAQPTAHGERSLIRALGLKIGRIVVDAGHGGHDTGTIGPNGLLEKDLVLDVALRLGKLLESRIGAEVVYTRDDDTFIPLETRTAIANQNEADLFISIHANSSRDPAARGIETYYLNFTTSADALEVAARENAVSDKSIHELQDLVKKIALKDKIEESREFAVDVQQSMYNSLATHGMRNRGVKKAPFIVLIGANMPSILAEISFVSNPADAKRLKTPEYRQKIAESLFRGTAKYVSGLSGLKVASKGHKPEGMPVSSASPSRTLPASSNNE